From Caretta caretta isolate rCarCar2 chromosome 16, rCarCar1.hap1, whole genome shotgun sequence, the proteins below share one genomic window:
- the LOC125623572 gene encoding ficolin-2-like has translation MGRAAQKTLLSLLCLAATVCQAQDTCPAVSLEGFNSTKKLSILQGCPGIPGVTGPKGDPGNAGTSGERGPPGIPGKEGKTGPKGKRGPAGHPGMKGVKGDPGATGVPGTFVEEDLEDRKCKKGAKNCKELLARGIRMSGWYTIYPHDCKAMTVLCDMDTDGGGWIVFQRRVDGSVDFYRDWYSYKRGFGSRLSEFWLGNENIHLLSFLVPNELRIDLRDFDNNYEFATFSSFRVSGETEKYTLIIGPFVNGTAGDSLMEHNGMMFSTHDNDNDWSVGNCALAFKGAWWYKDCHASNLNGLYLKGAHESYANGVNWMSSKGDRYSYRTAEMKIRPM, from the exons ATGGGGAGAGCTGCTCAGAAAACTCTCCTCTCTTTACTCTGTCTAGCAGCAACGGTTTGTCAGGCTCAGGACACCTGCCCAG CGGTGAGCTTAGAGGGTTTCAACAGTACCAAGAAACTCTCCATTCTCCAAGGCTGCCCTGGAATTCCAGGTGTTACAGGTCCCAAAGGAGACCCAGGAAATGCAGGAACGAGCG GAGAACGGGGACCTCCGGGGATCCCCggaaaggaggggaaaactgGCCCAAAAG GAAAAAGAGGTCCTGCTGGCCACCCTGGAATGAAAG GAGTAAAAGGAGACCCGGGAGCTACAGGAGTCCCTGGAACATTTG TGGAGGAAGACCTGGAAGACAGAAAGTGTAAGAAAG GAGCAAAGAACTGCAAGGAGCTGTTAGCTAGAGGGATCCGCATGAGTGGCTGGTACACCATCTACCCACATGACTGTAAAGCCATGACCGTGCTGtgtgacatggacacagatggcGGAGGATGGATT GTGTTCCAGAGACGGGTGGATGGCTCTGTGGATTTTTACCGTGACTGGTATTCATACAAAAGAGGTTTtggcagccggctgtcagaattCTGGCTGGGGAACGAAAATATCCATCTGTTATCATTCCTTG TTCCCAACGAGCTTCGCATCGATCTCAGAGATTTTGACAACAACTATGAATTTGCTACATTCTCATCGTTCAGAGTTTCAGGGGAGACTGAGAAATACACGCTGATCATTGGACCCTTTGTGAATGGCACTGCAG GGGATTCTTTAATGGAGCACAACGGCATGATGTTTTCAACTCATGACAATGACAACGACTGGTCTGTAGGTAACTGCGCACTAGCCTTTAAAGGGGCCTGGTGGTACAAGGACTGTCATGCATCCAACCTGAACGGATTATACCTGAAAGGAGCCCATGAAAGCTATGCTAATGGAGTGAACTGGATGTCATCCAAAGGGGACAGGTACTCCTACAGGACGGCAgagatgaaaatcaggcccatgtaG